From Heliomicrobium modesticaldum Ice1, a single genomic window includes:
- a CDS encoding PAS domain S-box protein, whose product MQQKLHYNSAGIQFFHEKLIVFLGGKVMRDELFITGCDQALNCCFHPPFPMAGERPAGAPKQVRKSCRKEDCLKVLGRAFDLSPSIMALKDLQRLRYVHVNESFLRVIGYRREEIIGRTAEELGIWSGQSKVIDILLKKDAAKSMEIIFRTRSGEERSGLMSMERMQLDGREYILTVTNDITEQRRLEKELQRLDRLNLVGQLASAFGHEIRNPLQTVRGFLQILQRKAQYRDDDEYFALMISELDRANQIITEYLTLSRKKADCFARNNVNEVVQKLAPLLEALAINVNKQIRFDLAPVPDIWMDEKQIRQLILNLLNNGLEAMAPRQVITIRTGVTGNRVILSVEDEFHHSGDDIRSAGLLAVVLHFDKPG is encoded by the coding sequence ATGCAACAAAAATTGCATTATAATAGTGCTGGTATCCAATTTTTCCATGAAAAGCTGATTGTTTTTTTGGGGGGTAAGGTGATGCGGGACGAGCTGTTCATAACCGGATGTGATCAGGCCTTGAACTGCTGTTTTCATCCCCCATTCCCTATGGCAGGAGAGCGGCCCGCGGGCGCTCCCAAGCAGGTACGAAAGTCTTGCCGGAAGGAAGATTGCCTGAAGGTCCTTGGCAGAGCCTTCGACCTGAGTCCTAGCATCATGGCGCTCAAAGACTTGCAGCGCCTCCGCTATGTGCACGTGAACGAGAGCTTCCTTCGCGTCATCGGCTATCGCCGCGAAGAGATCATCGGACGCACGGCGGAGGAATTGGGCATCTGGTCTGGCCAATCCAAGGTGATCGACATCCTGCTGAAAAAGGACGCCGCTAAAAGCATGGAGATCATCTTTCGCACCCGTTCCGGCGAAGAGCGGAGCGGACTCATGTCGATGGAACGGATGCAATTGGATGGGCGTGAGTACATCCTGACGGTGACCAACGATATCACCGAACAGCGGCGCCTGGAGAAGGAACTGCAGCGGCTGGATCGGCTGAACCTGGTGGGACAACTGGCCAGCGCCTTTGGACATGAGATCCGCAATCCCTTGCAGACGGTGCGCGGTTTCCTTCAGATCTTGCAGCGCAAAGCCCAGTACCGTGATGACGATGAATACTTTGCCTTGATGATATCCGAACTGGATCGCGCCAATCAGATCATCACCGAATATCTGACCTTATCTCGAAAAAAGGCCGACTGTTTTGCCCGGAATAACGTAAACGAGGTTGTGCAGAAACTGGCGCCCCTTCTGGAGGCCCTAGCCATCAACGTCAATAAGCAGATCCGGTTCGACCTTGCGCCTGTGCCGGACATCTGGATGGATGAAAAACAAATCCGCCAGTTGATCCTCAATCTGTTAAACAACGGCCTGGAGGCCATGGCGCCGCGACAGGTGATCACCATCCGCACCGGCGTCACCGGCAATCGGGTCATCCTTTCTGTGGAGGATGAATTCCACCACAGTGGCGATGATATCAGATCTGCCGGTCTACTGGCCGTCGTTTTACATTTCGATAAGCCAGGTTAA
- a CDS encoding Crp/Fnr family transcriptional regulator: MDREGKRLLPACPLFDGLEPAVVKEMLVCLEPRMNQYKKSDTIAFAGEAFDSIGILLKGEARVIKETAAGHRSMMAVVRPGGLFGEIVVFSSNAVWPATVIAQEECQVLFIPRRKLVEQCERSCAWHRVLIQNMLRIISEKAMMLNKKVEYLSIKSMRGKLSTFFLEQHKKSGAATFRLPMKRNELADFLNVSRPSMSREMARMRDEGLIDFHLETVRIIDVERLMETAE, translated from the coding sequence ATGGACAGGGAAGGCAAGCGCCTCCTGCCGGCGTGCCCGCTTTTCGACGGCCTGGAACCTGCCGTGGTCAAGGAAATGCTGGTATGCCTGGAGCCGAGGATGAATCAGTACAAAAAGAGTGACACCATCGCTTTTGCGGGCGAAGCCTTTGACAGCATCGGCATTTTGCTCAAGGGGGAAGCCCGGGTGATCAAGGAAACGGCGGCAGGTCATCGGTCGATGATGGCCGTGGTCCGCCCCGGCGGCCTTTTTGGCGAGATCGTCGTCTTTTCCAGCAATGCCGTCTGGCCGGCTACCGTCATCGCCCAGGAGGAGTGCCAGGTGCTCTTCATCCCTCGGCGCAAACTGGTCGAGCAGTGTGAGCGCAGTTGCGCTTGGCACCGTGTGCTCATCCAGAACATGCTCCGCATCATCTCCGAGAAGGCCATGATGCTGAATAAAAAAGTGGAGTACCTGTCCATCAAAAGCATGCGTGGGAAGTTGAGCACCTTCTTTTTGGAGCAACACAAAAAATCCGGCGCCGCCACCTTTCGACTGCCCATGAAGCGGAACGAACTGGCCGACTTCCTGAACGTGTCCCGGCCGTCTATGTCCAGGGAGATGGCGCGCATGCGCGACGAAGGCTTGATCGACTTTCACCTCGAGACGGTGCGGATCATCGATGTGGAGAGATTGATGGAGACGGCGGAGTGA
- a CDS encoding ATP-binding protein — protein sequence MKRKIVTINEEKCNGCGLCISACHEGALQLINGKAKLVSDAYCDGLGDCLPECPTDAITLVERDAAPFDEAAVKKRIEELKHGAAAAPAVYAHAGTSAAAASAASAASAASAASAASAAPAAPAAPAASATPAAPAASAAPAASFGCPGMRARVFERSSSAESTSPGAAPVAASAGTNAGIGSGAVAESQLGQWPCQLKLVSPRAPYFDNCRLLIAADCTAFAYAGIHQDFMKNKITLIGCPKLDDIDYAEKLTEILATHEIESLTVLRMEVPCCGGIVNAVKKALAASGKIIPWQIVIIGTDGRLVQGV from the coding sequence ATGAAACGCAAAATCGTCACCATCAACGAGGAAAAATGCAACGGCTGTGGGCTCTGTATCTCTGCCTGCCATGAAGGCGCCCTGCAGCTGATCAACGGCAAGGCCAAATTGGTCTCCGATGCCTACTGTGACGGCCTCGGCGACTGCCTCCCCGAGTGTCCCACCGACGCCATCACACTTGTCGAGCGGGATGCGGCACCTTTTGACGAAGCGGCCGTGAAAAAGCGCATAGAAGAACTGAAACACGGCGCTGCGGCTGCTCCTGCTGTTTATGCTCATGCCGGCACTTCCGCAGCCGCCGCTTCCGCCGCTTCCGCCGCTTCCGCTGCTTCCGCCGCTTCCGCCGCTTCCGCCGCTCCCGCCGCTCCCGCCGCTCCCGCTGCTTCCGCCACTCCCGCCGCTCCCGCCGCTTCCGCCGCTCCCGCTGCTTCCTTCGGCTGTCCCGGCATGAGGGCGCGGGTGTTCGAAAGGTCGTCCAGCGCGGAGAGCACCTCTCCTGGCGCCGCCCCTGTCGCTGCCAGCGCGGGCACCAACGCCGGAATCGGATCGGGCGCCGTCGCCGAATCGCAACTCGGCCAGTGGCCCTGCCAGTTGAAGCTCGTCTCCCCGCGGGCGCCTTATTTTGACAACTGCCGCCTGCTCATCGCCGCCGACTGCACTGCCTTCGCCTACGCCGGGATTCACCAGGACTTTATGAAGAACAAGATCACCCTGATCGGCTGCCCGAAGTTGGATGACATCGACTACGCCGAAAAACTGACGGAGATCCTGGCCACCCATGAGATCGAGAGTCTGACGGTGCTTCGGATGGAAGTCCCTTGCTGCGGCGGAATCGTCAATGCCGTGAAAAAAGCCCTTGCCGCCAGCGGCAAGATCATCCCCTGGCAGATTGTCATCATCGGCACCGACGGCCGCCTCGTCCAAGGGGTGTAA
- a CDS encoding toxic anion resistance protein, which produces MTTANQTDPFDIPGPFDRIQAPVTPTPVVSPQSPAAPSLAESRPEPAVTLAALPADQQQKALALAKQIDVKNPQTLLQYGLPVQSELSRFADNILDHVRAKDSGTVGEVLGNLMQKLKEANPDDLLESKDSFFNKFFSSAKRSAEKVLARYQTLGSEIDQISLQLDKARLQLLRDITLLETLFHKNREYFNELNVYIAAAQHKLEELRNQTIPQLQQRAAATNDTALVQELNDHLQFVDRLEKKVHDLLISRTVTLQTAPQIRLIQNNDHVLVEKIQSSILTTIPLWKNQIVLALTLQRQQAALAMQRQVADTTNELLLRNSEMLKTNTIGVARENERAIVDMATLKKTQENLMNTLEETLKIQQEGRVRRREAEAELARLEQELKNRMAAMVIGGEYR; this is translated from the coding sequence ATGACCACAGCGAATCAGACGGATCCTTTTGACATTCCCGGCCCCTTCGACCGCATCCAGGCGCCCGTAACACCTACCCCGGTGGTGTCGCCCCAGTCGCCCGCCGCGCCTTCTTTAGCGGAAAGCCGACCCGAGCCGGCAGTAACCCTCGCCGCCCTGCCCGCCGATCAGCAGCAAAAAGCGTTGGCCCTAGCCAAGCAAATCGATGTGAAAAACCCCCAAACCTTGCTGCAATACGGCTTGCCCGTACAGTCGGAGCTTTCTCGTTTTGCCGACAACATTCTCGATCATGTGCGGGCCAAGGATTCCGGCACCGTCGGGGAGGTTCTCGGCAACTTGATGCAAAAACTCAAGGAAGCCAATCCCGATGACCTGTTGGAATCGAAAGACAGCTTCTTCAATAAGTTCTTCAGTTCGGCCAAGCGTTCTGCCGAGAAGGTCTTGGCCCGCTACCAGACCTTGGGCAGCGAGATCGACCAGATCAGCCTCCAATTGGATAAAGCACGCCTTCAACTCCTGCGCGATATCACCTTGCTTGAAACCTTGTTCCACAAAAATCGGGAGTACTTCAACGAACTGAACGTCTACATCGCTGCCGCCCAGCATAAACTGGAGGAGCTACGCAACCAGACCATTCCTCAACTGCAGCAACGAGCTGCCGCCACCAATGACACAGCCCTTGTGCAGGAGCTGAATGATCACCTCCAATTTGTCGATCGGCTGGAAAAGAAGGTCCACGACCTGTTGATCAGCCGCACCGTCACCTTGCAGACAGCACCGCAGATCCGCCTGATTCAGAACAACGACCATGTGTTGGTGGAAAAGATTCAATCGTCCATCTTGACGACGATCCCGCTCTGGAAAAACCAGATCGTGCTCGCCTTAACGCTGCAACGCCAACAGGCGGCTCTGGCCATGCAGCGACAGGTCGCGGACACCACCAATGAACTGCTCCTGCGCAACTCGGAGATGCTCAAGACCAATACGATCGGTGTTGCTCGGGAAAATGAAAGGGCCATCGTCGATATGGCAACGTTGAAAAAGACCCAGGAAAACCTAATGAATACGCTGGAAGAGACCTTGAAAATACAGCAAGAGGGCCGCGTCAGACGTCGGGAAGCTGAGGCGGAACTGGCCCGGTTGGAGCAGGAGCTGAAAAACCGCATGGCTGCCATGGTCATCGGCGGTGAATACCGTTGA
- a CDS encoding 5-bromo-4-chloroindolyl phosphate hydrolysis family protein, producing the protein MKEIVISGLRIFFSGSIAVTTFLVTYLLGGIEIVPALVLGGVAYFVTSKGIQRRFALPPARHSLIDGTDPHYLEKTHKEARRKWKVIGRYRFKVRSLSIWLKVTRLYKIAEQILDITEKDLRQISKVQSFFNHYLDATVTILDKYSLLSSQPISNDEIRNALEKTHAGLQDLIHAYEEQLNKLLAKDLLELEVEVNVLKQTLDSKGEKK; encoded by the coding sequence GTGAAAGAAATCGTGATTTCCGGGTTGCGCATCTTTTTCTCCGGTTCGATTGCGGTCACGACCTTTCTGGTGACCTATCTGTTGGGTGGAATTGAAATCGTACCGGCACTGGTCCTCGGCGGTGTGGCCTATTTCGTGACTTCGAAAGGAATTCAGCGTCGTTTTGCTTTACCGCCTGCCCGGCATTCACTGATCGATGGCACAGATCCTCATTACCTGGAAAAAACCCATAAGGAAGCCCGTCGCAAATGGAAAGTCATCGGGCGCTATCGTTTCAAAGTCCGTTCCCTCTCCATCTGGCTCAAAGTGACACGCCTCTATAAAATCGCCGAACAGATCCTTGACATCACCGAGAAAGACCTCCGACAGATCAGCAAAGTGCAGTCTTTTTTCAACCATTATCTTGACGCCACCGTCACCATCTTGGATAAGTACTCGCTCCTGTCCAGCCAACCTATTTCCAATGATGAGATTCGCAACGCCCTGGAAAAGACCCATGCGGGATTGCAAGACCTTATTCACGCCTATGAGGAACAGTTGAACAAACTCCTGGCCAAAGATCTGCTGGAGCTTGAGGTGGAAGTCAATGTGTTAAAGCAGACCCTTGATTCGAAAGGAGAGAAAAAATGA
- a CDS encoding uracil-DNA glycosylase: MVEINDRPVNDRQHNRLHHHGNDRLHHQSIEDFVGELTAFASPQVFNPWRDYHPDTDISPDAPEIRRVHLKQYLRLRKEAKFLFVAEAAGYQGGHFSGVALTSERMLLGNHTDISPAMILGGHMAGRTSSPASPHLKPAQRASGFAEPTATVVWKEILHNGLSPFEVILWNIFPFHPYNAKKGLLSNRTPTKKELAVGATFLGKLLTVAPGAEDLLVIAIGGHAAETLAKMGVPHRHVPHPSNGGTPGFRRGMRGILQLEGLKSQLRRSFP, from the coding sequence ATGGTTGAAATCAATGATCGCCCAGTGAATGACCGTCAGCATAACCGCCTACATCATCACGGAAATGATCGTCTACATCACCAGAGCATCGAGGACTTTGTAGGGGAACTGACCGCCTTCGCGTCACCCCAAGTCTTCAATCCCTGGCGGGATTATCATCCCGATACCGATATCAGCCCTGACGCACCGGAGATCCGCAGGGTGCACCTGAAACAATACCTCCGGCTCCGCAAAGAGGCGAAGTTTCTCTTTGTCGCCGAAGCAGCGGGCTATCAGGGCGGCCATTTCTCCGGCGTGGCCCTCACATCGGAGCGGATGCTGCTGGGAAACCACACCGATATATCGCCGGCTATGATCCTCGGCGGTCACATGGCCGGACGGACAAGCAGCCCCGCCTCCCCCCACTTGAAGCCGGCCCAGCGTGCATCGGGCTTCGCCGAACCGACGGCAACGGTGGTATGGAAGGAGATTCTACATAACGGCCTCTCTCCTTTTGAGGTGATCCTGTGGAACATCTTCCCCTTTCACCCGTATAACGCGAAAAAGGGACTGCTCAGCAACCGCACGCCCACAAAGAAAGAACTGGCGGTGGGGGCAACCTTTTTGGGGAAACTGCTGACTGTAGCGCCCGGGGCGGAGGATCTGCTCGTGATCGCCATCGGCGGACATGCAGCGGAGACGCTGGCGAAGATGGGGGTCCCTCACCGCCATGTGCCGCACCCGTCGAATGGGGGGACACCGGGGTTTCGGAGGGGGATGAGGGGAATACTGCAACTGGAAGGCTTAAAAAGCCAGCTTAGGCGATCTTTTCCATGA
- a CDS encoding IS1182-like element ISHmo2 family transposase gives MFRFDVDPQVSFYDFAALWDQLVPADSVFRLFRELAPLLIQPEDFTGLYCLDNGRPSHAARQMTMACMLQEMLGETDRGMEAQTRVNIEVKFALGMALDEPGIDHANFGVHRQRLIQKELDKVYLDRFIRLMYYLGVLTGKEPWITDTTHVIAPISAPTTIELIRQAMRLLVRLLAKQYSVPWHAIPHAPRAVRYLETVTEVKEHNLDDKAKMERLVEVVSEADELLAYVESSEASWKKKPDVIHYALLLCRILRERIIRKDDGTLEIAPGGSVKDMIVSAVDSEARFGCKGKTKWRGYKMAIVEVGNSGFIAAAEAMKANDYDGSSLVPLADQLPTDCVENPTIIGDTHYGAGDDRVTLKEKGIDVVAPLSPKTKCDILAGEGFQVSEDQTQLICPRGKVITTYSEVADGKNFVLRAKDHDCKHCPRYTTCFKEKKHRRTIFIHNAYGVMLEAAKHSQTKIYKEQMRLRSRIEAKQNELVNRYGLRRVRRIGKRNLAYAARLSALAANFQKLNRLRNDKNATMVLEVSALRGVAFKKAA, from the coding sequence TTGTTTCGATTCGATGTGGATCCCCAAGTTAGCTTTTACGACTTTGCAGCCCTCTGGGACCAACTTGTGCCTGCCGATTCCGTCTTTCGCCTGTTTCGTGAATTGGCGCCCCTATTAATACAACCGGAGGATTTTACAGGTCTCTATTGCCTTGACAACGGACGTCCCAGTCATGCGGCCCGGCAGATGACGATGGCCTGCATGTTACAGGAAATGCTGGGCGAAACAGACCGGGGGATGGAAGCACAGACACGTGTGAACATCGAGGTCAAGTTTGCGTTAGGAATGGCCCTCGATGAACCGGGCATTGATCACGCCAATTTTGGCGTCCACCGGCAACGGCTCATCCAAAAGGAACTTGATAAGGTCTATCTCGATCGCTTTATCCGGTTGATGTACTACCTGGGCGTTTTGACAGGGAAAGAACCTTGGATAACGGACACGACCCATGTCATAGCTCCCATCAGTGCCCCCACGACCATCGAACTGATCCGCCAAGCCATGCGCCTGTTGGTGCGTCTTTTGGCGAAGCAATACAGTGTTCCATGGCATGCAATCCCCCATGCCCCTCGGGCGGTACGTTACCTGGAAACAGTGACGGAAGTGAAAGAGCATAACCTGGACGATAAGGCCAAAATGGAACGGCTTGTTGAAGTGGTCAGCGAGGCTGACGAACTGCTGGCCTACGTGGAGTCATCGGAGGCTTCGTGGAAGAAGAAGCCCGATGTCATTCATTACGCCCTTTTGCTTTGCCGTATCCTCCGTGAACGAATCATTCGGAAAGATGATGGAACTCTTGAGATAGCCCCCGGCGGTTCTGTCAAAGATATGATAGTTTCGGCTGTAGACAGCGAAGCCCGTTTCGGTTGTAAGGGCAAGACGAAATGGCGCGGGTATAAGATGGCCATCGTCGAAGTCGGAAATTCCGGATTTATCGCCGCCGCCGAGGCCATGAAAGCCAACGACTATGACGGCTCCAGTCTGGTGCCGTTAGCGGATCAGCTTCCCACCGATTGTGTAGAAAACCCGACGATCATTGGAGATACCCACTATGGTGCGGGCGATGACCGTGTCACCCTCAAGGAAAAAGGCATTGACGTAGTGGCGCCACTTTCACCAAAGACAAAATGTGATATCCTCGCGGGCGAGGGATTTCAAGTTTCCGAAGACCAAACACAACTGATCTGCCCGAGAGGAAAAGTCATCACCACCTATTCGGAAGTGGCAGATGGGAAGAACTTCGTGCTTCGCGCCAAGGACCATGATTGCAAGCACTGCCCTCGTTACACGACCTGTTTTAAAGAAAAGAAACATCGGCGCACGATTTTTATTCACAACGCCTATGGTGTCATGCTCGAGGCGGCAAAGCACTCCCAAACGAAAATCTATAAGGAACAGATGCGTCTTCGCAGCCGCATCGAAGCCAAGCAAAATGAACTGGTCAACCGTTACGGACTGCGCCGGGTTCGCCGTATCGGAAAACGAAATCTGGCTTATGCCGCCCGGCTCAGCGCGTTAGCGGCGAACTTTCAAAAACTCAACCGTCTACGAAATGATAAGAATGCAACCATGGTGTTGGAGGTGAGCGCCTTACGCGGTGTTGCTTTCAAAAAAGCCGCATAA
- a CDS encoding DUF4405 domain-containing protein encodes MSSITNQTTVDPIHAKAKADGSAVSKVKGIISVTLALLGLVVAVTGLGLFIAPHGPSAAKGWTFLGMTVSTMRGRLENKQIPSQPLQKHDFLIQTAKNQSLFIGLSSPF; translated from the coding sequence ATGAGCTCCATCACAAATCAGACGACGGTAGACCCTATACATGCAAAAGCCAAAGCGGACGGTTCCGCTGTCAGCAAAGTAAAAGGCATCATCTCCGTCACCTTGGCGCTGCTTGGACTGGTCGTCGCCGTCACCGGCCTGGGCCTCTTCATCGCGCCCCATGGCCCGTCAGCAGCCAAAGGTTGGACATTCCTCGGGATGACCGTTTCGACCATGAGAGGCCGTCTAGAAAATAAGCAAATTCCTAGCCAGCCCTTGCAAAAGCATGATTTTTTAATACAAACAGCAAAAAACCAGAGTCTTTTTATCGGTCTCAGCAGCCCTTTTTGA
- the htpG gene encoding molecular chaperone HtpG yields MTVKQFQAESKRLLDLMVNSIYTHKEIFLRELISNASDAIDKIYYKALTDESLHFNKEDYFIRVEVDKPNRLLKIIDTGIGMTSTEMEENLGVIAKSGSFAFKKENELKDGFDIIGQFGVGFYSAFMVADVVTVISRALGSDRAYKWESKGAEGYTIEPWTKATVGTEVILKIKANTDDENYDEFLEEYRIKSIIKKYSDFIRYPIKMDVTKSRLKAGSDKEYEQYTEEQTLNSMVPIWKKNKNELTKEDYENFYAEKHFGFDKPIRYIHINAEGTISYKAVLFIPEKMPFDFYTKDYEKGLELYANGVLIMNKCADLLPDYFSFVKGMVDSEDLSLNISRELLQHDRQLKLIAKNIKAKIKSELEDLLQNDRDQYVEFFKSFGKQLKYGLYSDFGAHKDVLQDLLLFYSSKEKKLVTLSEYVSRMPEKQKYIYYAAGDSIERIDKLPQTELVADKGYEILYFTDDVDEFAIRMLRTYKEKEFKSVSSSDLGIEAEENKEASEADKQENQALFAEMKTLLADKVKAVKASKRLKQHPVCLSNEGDLTIEMEKILKTMPNNPDIKADKVLEINVNHAVFQALKAARQEDPEKFKLYTDLLYNQALLIEGLPVEDPVAFSNNICKIMA; encoded by the coding sequence ATGACCGTGAAACAGTTTCAAGCGGAATCGAAACGACTGCTCGATCTGATGGTCAACTCCATCTACACACATAAGGAGATTTTCCTCAGAGAACTCATCTCCAACGCCAGCGACGCCATCGATAAGATCTACTACAAAGCCTTGACAGATGAATCGCTCCACTTCAACAAAGAGGATTACTTCATACGCGTCGAAGTAGACAAGCCCAACCGGCTCTTGAAGATCATCGACACCGGCATCGGCATGACCTCGACCGAGATGGAAGAGAACCTGGGCGTTATCGCTAAGAGCGGTTCCTTCGCCTTCAAGAAGGAAAACGAACTGAAAGACGGCTTCGACATCATCGGTCAGTTCGGCGTCGGTTTCTACTCTGCCTTCATGGTTGCTGATGTGGTCACCGTCATCAGCCGAGCCCTGGGCAGCGACAGAGCTTACAAGTGGGAATCAAAAGGTGCCGAAGGCTACACCATCGAGCCCTGGACGAAAGCTACCGTCGGCACCGAGGTCATCCTCAAAATCAAGGCGAACACCGACGATGAGAATTACGATGAATTTCTGGAAGAATATCGCATCAAGTCGATCATCAAGAAGTACTCTGACTTCATCCGCTATCCCATCAAGATGGACGTAACCAAGTCGCGCCTCAAAGCGGGCAGCGACAAGGAGTACGAACAGTATACAGAAGAGCAGACCCTTAACAGCATGGTGCCCATCTGGAAGAAGAACAAGAATGAGCTGACCAAGGAAGACTACGAAAATTTTTACGCCGAAAAACACTTCGGTTTCGACAAGCCCATCCGCTACATCCATATCAACGCCGAAGGCACCATCAGCTACAAGGCCGTCCTCTTCATCCCTGAGAAGATGCCCTTTGACTTCTATACCAAAGACTACGAAAAGGGCTTGGAGCTCTACGCCAACGGCGTGCTGATCATGAACAAGTGCGCCGACCTGCTGCCCGACTACTTCAGCTTCGTCAAAGGCATGGTCGACTCGGAAGACCTGTCGCTGAACATCTCTCGCGAACTGCTGCAGCATGACCGACAACTGAAGCTGATCGCCAAGAACATCAAGGCCAAGATCAAGAGCGAACTGGAAGACCTCCTGCAAAACGACCGCGACCAGTACGTCGAATTTTTCAAATCCTTCGGCAAGCAACTGAAATACGGCCTCTACAGCGACTTCGGCGCCCACAAGGATGTGCTCCAAGATCTGCTGCTCTTCTATTCCTCAAAAGAGAAGAAGCTGGTCACCCTCTCCGAGTATGTCTCCCGCATGCCCGAAAAGCAGAAGTATATCTACTACGCCGCCGGCGACTCCATCGAGCGCATCGACAAACTGCCCCAGACCGAACTGGTCGCCGACAAAGGCTATGAGATCCTTTACTTCACCGACGATGTAGACGAGTTTGCTATCCGCATGCTGCGGACCTATAAAGAAAAAGAATTTAAGTCTGTTTCGAGCAGCGATCTGGGCATTGAGGCGGAAGAAAATAAGGAAGCTTCCGAAGCGGACAAGCAGGAAAATCAAGCACTTTTCGCCGAGATGAAAACCCTCCTGGCGGATAAAGTCAAAGCGGTCAAGGCGTCGAAGCGACTGAAGCAACATCCTGTCTGCCTCTCCAATGAGGGCGACCTGACCATCGAGATGGAGAAGATTCTCAAGACCATGCCGAACAACCCGGACATCAAGGCGGACAAGGTGTTGGAGATCAACGTCAACCATGCCGTCTTCCAGGCTTTGAAAGCGGCGCGGCAAGAAGATCCAGAGAAGTTCAAGCTCTATACCGACCTGCTGTACAACCAGGCATTGTTGATCGAAGGATTGCCTGTCGAAGACCCCGTTGCCTTTTCCAACAACATCTGCAAAATCATGGCCTAA